The Mycolicibacterium duvalii DNA window CAGCGTGACCCTGTCGAAAGCCGGACTGTAGGTCCCGGCGAGGTTCGGGCTCAGCGCGAGCACCGTCGAGCCCGGGTAGGCCAGACCCACCTCGGTGGCGATGTCGCGCAGCGGGGTCTCGATCGGCGGGTTGAAATCGATGACCACGATCTTGAGGTCGATACCGTCTTCGCGAGCGTCCTCAACGACGTCGCGCAACGCCGGCACGTCGGCTGCGGCACCCGGGGCGACGCTGACCCCGTCGTCGGCGATGTCGGCCTTCACCTGATCGATGTCGACCTCCGGCGGGACGTATGCCGGCAGGTGGGGAATCCAGAGCGGTCCGGTCACACCAGCAAGGTACGCGACCGCCGGTTGCGCACCCGCGCGACACGAGCGCGGCACGCGTTTGGCCGTGCGCACGGGGGTATCCGGTAAATGTTCGACCACCCCCTGGGGTTCAATACAGGACAAGCGTACTGTTAGGGTGTGGGCGCCGCGGCACAGCCCGTCGTGGCGAAATGATCTAGGCCGGGAGTTGATGTGAGCAGCAAGAATTCATCCGTGAACTCGTTCGGAGCACGCGACACGCTCGACGTCGGAGACAAGACCTAC harbors:
- a CDS encoding Rv1476 family membrane protein, translating into MTGPLWIPHLPAYVPPEVDIDQVKADIADDGVSVAPGAAADVPALRDVVEDAREDGIDLKIVVIDFNPPIETPLRDIATEVGLAYPGSTVLALSPNLAGTYSPAFDRVTLEAGQDLARTGDSVQSSKNFVGELTDSHFPWTPFTIVLVLAVVIAVAGTRLLQVRSKRAGLTEPS